In Canis lupus familiaris isolate Mischka breed German Shepherd chromosome 9, alternate assembly UU_Cfam_GSD_1.0, whole genome shotgun sequence, a single window of DNA contains:
- the CYB561 gene encoding cytochrome b561 isoform X1 — MPGALSGRLLALQLLSMESRAGVAATPGALPYYVALSQLLGLTVVAMTGAWLGLYRGGIAWEGALQFNVHPLCMVIGLIFLQGDALLVYRVFRNEAKRTTKVLHGLLHVLALIIALVGLVAVFDYHRQKGYADLYSLHSWCGILVFVLYFMQWLVGFSFFLFPGASFSLRSRYRPQHVFFGATIFVLSLGTALLGLKEALLFKLGAKYSTFEAEGVLANVLGLLMASFGVTVLYILTRADWKRPPQAEEQALSMDFKTLTEGDSPSSQ, encoded by the exons ATGCCAGGAGCCCTGAGTGGCCGGTTGTTGGCCCTT CAGCTGCTCAGCATGGAGAGCCGGGCCGGCGTGGCGGCCACCCCCGGAGCGCTGCCTTACTACGTGGCGCTCTCCCAGCTGCTGGGCCTGACGGTGGTGGCCATGACCGGTGCGTGGCTCGGCCTGTACAGGGGCGGCATCGCCTGGGAGGGCGCCCTGCAGTTTAACGTACATCCGCTCTGCATGGTTATAGGCCTGATCTTCCTGCAGGGAGATG CCCTGCTGGTTTACCGTGTCTTCAGGAATGAGGCCAAACGCACAACCAAAGTCTTGCACGGGCTGCTGCATGTCCTCGCGCTCATCATCGCCCTCGTGG GCTTGGTGGCGGTGTTCGACTACCACCGGCAGAAGGGCTACGCTGACCTGTACAGCCTGCACAGCTGGTGTGGCATCCTCGTGTTTGTCCTCTACTTCATGCAG TGGCTCGTGGGCTTCAGCTTCTTCCTGTTCCCTGGAGCTTCGTTCTCGCTGCGGAGCCGCTACCGCCCCCAGCACGTCTTCTTTGGCGCCACCATCTTCGTCCTGTCTTTGGGCACAGCCCTGCTGGGCCTGAAGGAGGCGCTGCTTTTTAAACTTGG GGCCAAGTACAGCACGTTTGAGGCTGAGGGTGTCCTGGCCAACGTGCTGGGCTTGCTGATGGCCAGCTTTGGTGTGACTGTGCTCTACATTTTGACTCGCGCTGACTGGAAGCGGCCACCCCAGGCGGAAGAACAGGCTCTCTCCATGGACTTCAAGACACTGACGGAAGGCGACAGCCCCAGCTCCCAGTGA
- the CYB561 gene encoding cytochrome b561 isoform X2 has product MESRAGVAATPGALPYYVALSQLLGLTVVAMTGAWLGLYRGGIAWEGALQFNVHPLCMVIGLIFLQGDALLVYRVFRNEAKRTTKVLHGLLHVLALIIALVGLVAVFDYHRQKGYADLYSLHSWCGILVFVLYFMQWLVGFSFFLFPGASFSLRSRYRPQHVFFGATIFVLSLGTALLGLKEALLFKLGAKYSTFEAEGVLANVLGLLMASFGVTVLYILTRADWKRPPQAEEQALSMDFKTLTEGDSPSSQ; this is encoded by the exons ATGGAGAGCCGGGCCGGCGTGGCGGCCACCCCCGGAGCGCTGCCTTACTACGTGGCGCTCTCCCAGCTGCTGGGCCTGACGGTGGTGGCCATGACCGGTGCGTGGCTCGGCCTGTACAGGGGCGGCATCGCCTGGGAGGGCGCCCTGCAGTTTAACGTACATCCGCTCTGCATGGTTATAGGCCTGATCTTCCTGCAGGGAGATG CCCTGCTGGTTTACCGTGTCTTCAGGAATGAGGCCAAACGCACAACCAAAGTCTTGCACGGGCTGCTGCATGTCCTCGCGCTCATCATCGCCCTCGTGG GCTTGGTGGCGGTGTTCGACTACCACCGGCAGAAGGGCTACGCTGACCTGTACAGCCTGCACAGCTGGTGTGGCATCCTCGTGTTTGTCCTCTACTTCATGCAG TGGCTCGTGGGCTTCAGCTTCTTCCTGTTCCCTGGAGCTTCGTTCTCGCTGCGGAGCCGCTACCGCCCCCAGCACGTCTTCTTTGGCGCCACCATCTTCGTCCTGTCTTTGGGCACAGCCCTGCTGGGCCTGAAGGAGGCGCTGCTTTTTAAACTTGG GGCCAAGTACAGCACGTTTGAGGCTGAGGGTGTCCTGGCCAACGTGCTGGGCTTGCTGATGGCCAGCTTTGGTGTGACTGTGCTCTACATTTTGACTCGCGCTGACTGGAAGCGGCCACCCCAGGCGGAAGAACAGGCTCTCTCCATGGACTTCAAGACACTGACGGAAGGCGACAGCCCCAGCTCCCAGTGA